The following is a genomic window from Nitrososphaerota archaeon.
GAGCCTCGCGGCGTCTATCCCTGTCTTCATGTCTGCTATCTTCGCCCTGACGAGCTGGAACTCCGAGATCGGCCTGCCGAAGGCCTTCCTCTGCTTGGCGTAGGCCAGCGACTTGTCGTAGGCGAGCCTAGAGATCCCGACGTTGAGCGCCGCCACCACTATCCTGGCGCCGTGGAGGATCTCCTTCGCGTAGTCGGCCCCCCTTCCCTCCTCGCCGACCAAGTTCTCCTCCGGCACAGTGCAGCCGCTGAATATCACTTCGTGGGTCTTCGAGCCCTTCATCCCCAGTTTCTTGAGCTCCCGGCCGAACGTCAGCCCCTTCGCTGGCGCGTCGAGGATAAAGCAGGACGGCCCCTTCTTGGTCTTCGCGAAGACGAGGTAGACGTCCGCCTCGCCGGCGTTAGTGATGAACATCTTGGATCCGTTGATGACGAACTCCCCGGCCTTCCTCTCGGCGCTGGTGGCCATCGTCCCTGCGTCGGACCCGGAGGCGGGCTCGGTGAGGGCGAAGGACGCCAGCTTCTTCCCCGTGAGCAGGCCCTCCAGCCTCTCCTCCTTCTGGCTCTTGTTTCCGAACTTCAGCACTCCCTCGGCCACGGCGTTGTGTATCTCGACACTTAGGGCCATGGAGGCGTCCGCCGTGCCCAAGAGTTCGACGGCCATGGCATAGATAGAGAATGGAAGCCCGAGCCCACCGTACTCAGCAGGGAAGGGGATCCGACTCATCCCCTGCTCGAGCAGCGCCCTCCGAGGCGCCGCGATGGACGCCTCTCCGCTGTCGAGCTTCGGGGAGAGGGGAAGGATCTCCCTCTCCATGAAGGCGCCCAGGGACGAAAGGACTTCGGAGCAGTTCTGATGGTCCGCCTGGTGCAGCATGCGAATGAGCCTCCTGTGTTCGGCGCTGTAGATCGCCAAAAGGGAACGCCTGACGGCGC
Proteins encoded in this region:
- a CDS encoding acyl-CoA dehydrogenase family protein → MLHQADHQNCSEVLSSLGAFMEREILPLSPKLDSGEASIAAPRRALLEQGMSRIPFPAEYGGLGLPFSIYAMAVELLGTADASMALSVEIHNAVAEGVLKFGNKSQKEERLEGLLTGKKLASFALTEPASGSDAGTMATSAERKAGEFVINGSKMFITNAGEADVYLVFAKTKKGPSCFILDAPAKGLTFGRELKKLGMKGSKTHEVIFSGCTVPEENLVGEEGRGADYAKEILHGARIVVAALNVGISRLAYDKSLAYAKQRKAFGRPISEFQLVRAKIADMKTGIDAARLLYLYASRVKEMGDDFASEASQAKVFATETSLRICDEAIQIHGGYGYTTDDLHRHWRDARLLTIGEGTSEVLRMLIARREMARGP